The genome window GGTTTCTCAAAACAGCGCCTATGCGCTATTTGCTGTTGGTCACCGGTGCCTGGCTGGTTGTGTTCCTGCTCACGCGCAGCGTGTTGCTCATTACTCACCTGGATGAAGTCGGTGGCAACCTGCTGCCGGTGTTTGGCGTGGGCCTGCTGTACGACCTCGGCTTTCTGGCCTACGCGGCACTGCCACTGGGGCTGTATCTGCTGCTATGCCCACCCGCCCTCTGGCGCCGTCGCGGTCACCGCTGGTTCCTGCAGGCGGTATTGACCGTCAGCCTGTTCGCCATGCTGTTCACCTCGGTCGCCGAATGGTTGTTCTGGGATGAATTCGGTGTGCGCTTCAACTTTATCGCCGTCGATTACCTGGTGTACTCCGATGAGGTGTTGAACAACCTGCTGGAGTCCTACCCGATCGGCAAGTTGCTCAGCCTGTTGGCAATGCTCGCGGTCGTATTGAGCCTGGCCCTGCGCAAACCGTTCAACGCCGCGATGAATGCACCGCTGCCGGCAATGCGTGGCCGTCTGGTCAATGCCCTGGGCCTGTTGGTCGTTGCCGGCCTCAGCCTGCAACTGATCAGTCAGGACAGCCCGCGCGCCCAAGGCGGCAACGCCTACAAGAACGAGTTGGCGAGCAATGGCCCGTATCAGTTTTTCGCCGCGTTCCGTAACAATGAACTGGACTACACCCAGTTCTATAAAAGCCTGCCCGCGGACGTCGTCGCCACACAGTTGCGCGCCGAACTGAGTGAGCCCAATGCTCGCTTCATCGACAAGGATCCCTTGGACATCCGCCGCGCCATCGACAACCCCGGCACGCCGCGCACACCCAATATCGTGCTGGTGACCATCGAAAGCTTCAGCGCCAAATACATGGGCAGCAACGGCGACGAGCGCAACCTCACGCCCAACCTGGATGCGCTGCGCAAGCAGAGCCTGTACTTCAATAACTTCTATGCCACCGGCACCCGCACGGATCGAGGCCTGGAGGCCATTACCCTGGCCATCCCACCGACACCGGGGCGTTCGATCGTCAAGCGCATCGGGCGCGAAAGTGGCTTCGCCAGCCTGGGCCAGCAGCTCACCGCCATCGGCTACGACAGTGTGTTCGTCTACGGCGGACGCGGCTACTTCGACAACATGAATGCCTTCTTCAGCGGCAACGGCTATCGGGTCGTCGACCAGAGCAGCGTGCCCGAATCGGAGATCTCATTCAAAAACGCCTGGGGCATGGCCGACGAAGACCTCTAC of Pseudomonas azotoformans contains these proteins:
- a CDS encoding LTA synthase family protein, yielding MGFLKTAPMRYLLLVTGAWLVVFLLTRSVLLITHLDEVGGNLLPVFGVGLLYDLGFLAYAALPLGLYLLLCPPALWRRRGHRWFLQAVLTVSLFAMLFTSVAEWLFWDEFGVRFNFIAVDYLVYSDEVLNNLLESYPIGKLLSLLAMLAVVLSLALRKPFNAAMNAPLPAMRGRLVNALGLLVVAGLSLQLISQDSPRAQGGNAYKNELASNGPYQFFAAFRNNELDYTQFYKSLPADVVATQLRAELSEPNARFIDKDPLDIRRAIDNPGTPRTPNIVLVTIESFSAKYMGSNGDERNLTPNLDALRKQSLYFNNFYATGTRTDRGLEAITLAIPPTPGRSIVKRIGRESGFASLGQQLTAIGYDSVFVYGGRGYFDNMNAFFSGNGYRVVDQSSVPESEISFKNAWGMADEDLYKQTLKLADADYAKQQPFLLQLMTTSNHRPYTYPDGRIDIKSGNGRDGAVKYTDHAIGEFLEAARQKPWFDNTIFVFVADHTAGSAGKEDLPISNYQIPLFIYAPKLVDARETAQLASQIDLAPTLLGLLNLSYESTFFGRNLLQDNPLPPRVVVGNYQHLGLFDGKDLAILSPRQGLRRHDQALGESQELRVGSDDPLILRAITYYQAASYGFKQQLLGWKAPKVAEPAISAR